GGTTTCATCGTTCTAAATGAAGAAATGAACAGAGATTCGTTTTCACAATATCGTTCAGAGGTGAGTGAAGTTATGGACTACATTCGCCATATCTTCAAAGCTCTTCGCGTTTCATCAAGTCAGTTTGAGAAAGAATTGGGTCTTAGTGCCGCTCAGATTTTCGTTCTGAAAAAGCTCAAAGAGGAACCGGGTCTTTCGATCAATGATCTTGCGTCGAGAACAACGACACATCAAAGCTCCGTGTCCGTTGTCGTAAAGAAATTGGAAGAGCAAGGCTTGGTGTCTCGCGCGATCTCCAAGGAAGACTCACGCCGTGTGGTTGTGTCGCTGACTCCGGAAGGAGAGCGCAAGCTTGGGGAGATTCCTCGCACTGTGCAGGAGCAGATGATTGATTCTCTTCAGAAAATGAATCCAGAAAAAACAGCGACATTGGCGATGTTGATGAAAGAGTTCGTCAATCAGGCGGGCATTGTAGAAAATGCCGCGGCTCCGATGATGGAAAATAAATAATCAAATTTCTCTTTTGATTTGATCTAAGTAAGTTTTGATGAAGGCGACACGATGTTCGCCTTCTTTTTTTGCAGTTTCCGTATTGAGATGATCCACCAATTTAAAAATTTTCTGATAGAAGTGATCAATACCAAAACTTTTATCATCCAGATTTCGTGATTCCGCCCACGGATCTTCTTCAGCATAAAACGGACGGCTCATCAAAGTTGACGTCGCAAAACAGCGGGCGATGCCAATAGCACCAAGACTATCTAAACGATCAGCGTCTTGAACAATCTTCGCTTCCAAAGTCTGCGGTTTGATATTCGCACTGTAGCTGTGAGCTTCAATCGCATGGCGAATGCCTTCAAAATATTTTTCGGGATAACCGACGGACTTTAGATACTCAATTGCCGCTTCTGCCGAAAGTTGGGAGGCATACGGGCGGCGTGGATCCCCCTTTGGAACGTTGATGTAGTCGTGAAAGAACGCCGCAGGCATCACGATATTCCAATCACCGTGTTCAGCCATACATAAGTTTTTCGCTGTGCTAACGACACGCTGGATGTGCAGATAATCATGGGCGGGATCCGAGTGTGGATACAGTACGCGAGCCTTATTGCTAAAAAGCTCGTACCATTTTTTCTCTTCGGTGTGAGGGGCGTTTTTGGTTTTTTCCATGACGTTATTTTAGGCGTACTATTCAGGCTCTGGCAAATTGATCAAAGACTCTCTGCCGGGAGCTTCCCAGAGTTCAATTTTATTGCCTTCCGGATCGTAAATCCACGCAAAGCGTCCATCCTCACTCACTTCAAGGTGGTCATCAATGCGGACACCTTTGTCGGCCAATCGCGAAATCAACTCTGCAAGGTCTTTGACTTGAAAATTAAGATCGTTCGGTGGATTGGAAGGCGTGAAGCGACGGGTGTTATAAGGCGAAACATTAGGCACAACGAAAACACCTTCTTTATTTAAAGTGAGTCCTAAATTGTCTTTATACCAACGATACAGCTTTTCGGGGTCTTTCGCTTTTAGTTCCATAACCTAGTGTGCCCCTAGGTTAAAAATCCGCGCAAGCTATTTGCTGGCAGGCTGACGAAGAACCTTGCACCAATCAAGATGTTGCTTTGTTCCACTGTCATAAGAATAAGCGAGATTGTTCTTTAGCAGAATGTCTTTAAGAGAGCGTCCGTCCACCATAACGTCAGCAAGGATACGGAAATATTTATCACGCTGAACGTTGTGCAGCTCTACAGTTTTGGCATTTTTCAAAGTCGTGGCGACAAGATTTCTAGCAACGCGACCGGCTTCTTTTTCACAACGATTCTTGGTCTTTACTTCCGGTGTATCAATCCCATAGACACGTACAGAAATGTTTTTTCCAATCAAAGCCGGAACGTCAGGAATATTGACGGTGAGGGTGTCGCCATCATAGTTCTTTAAAACTTTCACGCAGCGAAAAGTTGTATCATCGTGGACGCAATTCGTAGACGTGGATTCTGTGCGAGCATGGGTGCTTTCCGTGCACGCCGTGAAAAGAAAAACTAAAGGAAGAATAAAACGCAGATGTTGATTCATGTTTTTATTTTAGGTTGTCTCTTGGCATATTGGCAAAGGGCTTCCGAAGAAGCCCTTTGCGTCAATCTAAGGGGAGAAGTTGAAAGAAGCCTGAAGACTTGAAATACGGGACTGCGAACGTATTTTCTTTGAAAGCATGCTGTCTTTCACGGCATTTTTCTCTAGAAACTTTTTAATATCCTCGGGCTTCCACGATTTATCCGACTGAATCATCAGGGACGCCGCAAGTCCGCTCACCCAGGCGGTCGCTTGTGATGTGCCTGTCATATACCCGTAGCGTCCTCCGGGAAGAGCAGAAAGGATATGGTTTCCGGGTGCAACAATGTCGACAGATTTAGCGCCATAGTTGCTGCTTGCTAAAAGGCGCTTGCGTGCATCCATGGCAGCCACAGAAATAATATTGCTCAATCGGTAGCCCGCTGGATAGTAGCCGACGCGGTCGGTATTGCGCCCTTCATTTCCCGCCGCTGCAACAAAAAGAATTCCCTGTCTTTGTGCATCGCGGATAGCAGCTTCCTCCAGCGGGCTTCGTACGTCGCCACCACCTGAATAGTTAATAATATCAGCCTTCATTTTCGTCGCATAACGAATGGCCTTCACCGTATTTAAGAGATTGTCGTCCCCTGACTTCTCTGGATCGTAATATTTTAGAATCATAAACTTCACGCGGTGAGATTTTGCTTTTTGCAAAATGATTCCCGCAATGTGAGTTCCATGTCCGTGGTTGTCGGAGATGTCATTATTATTAGAAACAAAATTCCATCCATGGAGGTCTTCGGCATATCCATTGCCATCATTATCTAATGAATTTTCTTTTTCTTTCGGATTCACCCAAAGATGTTTTTTTATCAAAGGATGATTCACATCAACGCCCGTGTCGATGATCGCCACAACGATGTCGCGAGTTTCCTGAGCGAAAGAAGTCACAGGAGAAAGAGTTGTTAGTAAAAGAGGAAATAAAATTTTTGGGTGGAGTGCTCTTGTCTTCATGACAGAGACACAAAGCAAGGGCAGGGCCAGGTCGTTGGCGAGTTTAATTTGAACTCGGCCGGAAAATCGCTGCGAGTGTTCAGAAATCTCTAAACATAAAAAAAGCCCGAACGAATGTTCAGGCTTTTCTGGTCACTAAAATTTCATTTACGAGTGTCTAAACTTTTGACACTTTCCCTCTAGGCGACACGCTTTATCGCAGTGCCTTTAGAGATCGTGTATTTGTTGCGGCCTGTTTGCTTAGATTCATATAAAGCCTCATCAGCGCGCTTATACCAGCTATCGGCGCCTTCGTTTTTCGTGATTTCTGCAATCCCCATAGAGACCGTAAAACGAATTTCTAGCTTTTCATGGACAAAAACTTCTTTGCGGATGCGATTCATCGCTTCCTCAGCCATGCGGATGGCAGCCTCTGTGTTGCATCCCGGAAGAATCACAGCGAATTCTTCACCTCCCAAGCGGGCGATAAAGTCTTCTTCGCGAGAAAAGCTTTCTTGCAGCAGGCGCACGCATTCTTGCAAGACAAAGTCGCCGATATCATGCCCGTAGGCATCGTTGACCTTTTTAAAGAAGTCGATGTCCAAAAGAATCAACGTCATCGGGTCGCCGTCAATGTCGTGAAGTTGTAAATAGCGACGAACTTGCTCATCGTAGCTCTTGCGGTTGTGAGCTCCTGTTAAGTGGTCACGGCGCATAGTCTGATTGGCTTCCATCAACTGCTTTTTCACGGTGGTGAGATTCTTTTTGATGGACTCCATGCGTTTTGAACGGCGCTCATTATTGACGTTCTGATGCTTTAAATAGAAGTTAATAAACTCACGGGAACGCGCACGCAGCTCTTCGATGGAGTTGGACTCTACCGCTTCACGCAGTTGTTCAAGGCTTTGATTGATATCTCCTTGCGAAGAATCTTCAATGTGAGCCTCTTCACTTAAATGATCGGCAAAATCCCAGATGATGCGTTTAAAATCATCAAACGTGTTTTGCACATAAGTGTACTCGTCAATGCGATAGCTTGAAATAAACTGGCGTATTTTAAAAAGGGCCTTTTCAACTTCTTCCGCATCGGATTGCACCAATTCCTTGGCAAACGTGTCGAGCTTTGCGCGAACTTTACGGACTTGGTGATTTTGAATTTCAAAAAGATGTTTGTTGTAGACATCTAAGATGTAGAGCAGGGTTGCACGGTCCTCGCTCAACGAAGGAGCCTGAGGTGCTTCCTTCCCGTTGGAGGGTGTGCCCCAGTCCATATCAAACTGCTCAACAAGTTTTTTCACCCATTGTTTCAAGTGCCGCCTCCTACTTACGTAGCGTAAACAAATCCAGTATTCTCATCGGAATTTGGTCGGTCCTAATGAAGATATCGGCTTAAAAATTCTCGAAAGTGGTGTCTCATCCTGAAACATCTGACAAAGATGCAACATGAATTGTTGTTTTTCTGCATAACTTCCGCACACGACCTGCGGGACTTTCTGATTGACACTACAATAAGGGTTCAACAAGGAGAATCCCATGGCTGTGAGCGCGAAGACCAGTGGTCCTGATTTCTCTAAGGGTATTTCTGAAGAGGCTCTGAAAGACGGTGAAAGTCTTTTAGGTCACATTGGGGATGAACCGGTTTTGTTAGTGCGACAAGAAGGCCAATTCTATGCCGTGGGAGCGCAGTGCTCACACTATGGCGGACCTTTGAATGAAGGTTTGATTGTCGGCGATACCGTGCACTGTCCTTGGCACCATGCCTGTTTTGATTTAAAGACCGGCGAAGTGTTAAAAGCTCCGGCCTTAAATCCCATAGCGGCCTGGCACGTCGAAGTACGAGACAAAAAGATTTTTGTCATTGATAAAAAAGCGCCCGTCGTTAAACCCAGAGAAAACACGGCGTCGCAAAAGTTTGTCATTATTGGTGGAGGAGCCGCCGGATCTGCTGCGGCCGTGATGTTGCGCCGTCATGGCTTCCAGGGGACGATTCAGCTGATTAGCGAAGACAAGTCTTTGCCTTATGACCGGCCCAATTTATCCAAAGATTTTTTGGCGGGAAATGCGCCAGAAGACTGGCTTCCCCTTTATTCAGAAGAATTTTATAAAGAAAATAAAATTCATGTGGAACTTGAGGTGCGGGTTGAAAGAATAGATCCTCATCGACAAACTATTCTTTTATCCAACAGTAAAACTTTGAAATATGATCGCTGCTTGCTCGCAACCGGGGGAACTCCAATCATTCCTCCGATCCCTGGAATTGAAAAGGATCATGTCTATATGTTGCGGTCCCTGGTGGATTGCCGTCGCATTATTGCACGGACTTCGTGGGCTTCAAAAGTGGTTCTTATTGGTGCGGGCTTTATCGGTCTTGAAGTGGCAGCGTCTTTAAGAATGCGCAACATGGAAGTTCACGTTGTCGCTCCGGAAGAAATGCCATTGCTCAAGGCTGTCGGCGTTCATGTGGGAAGTTTTTTAAAGAAGCTTCATGAAAAACATGGCGTGCATTTTCATTTAGGTCATACGGTGAAAGAAATCCGTGACCGCAGCATAGTTCTCGACGAAGGCCAGACAATTCCCTGTGATTTTGTGATTGTCGGAACGGGTATTAAACCGAATGTCGCCTTGGCGGAAAAAGCGGGATGTAAAACGGATCATGGTATCGTGGTCAATGAGTATTTAGAAACCAGCGTGCCTGGCATCTTTGCGGCAGGGGACATTGCTCGTTGGCCCGATCCGCGCAGTCAAAGGCCCATCCGTGTTGAACACTGGGAAGTGGCTGAGCGCCAAGGCCAAATAGCGGCTTTAAATATGTTAGGTGACCGGGTGCGCTTTCAAGAGGTGCCGTTCTTCTGGACTCAGCACTACGACGTGACACTCAATTATGTCGGCTTTTCGGATCGCTTTGACCGGATGGATGTGATCGGCGATATGGAGAAAGACGACTTTGCAGTGGCCTACTATGAAGATCAGCGAATCGCATCGTTTCTAACTGTCGGACGTGATAAAGAAAATCTCTTGGTGGAAGAGGGCCTTGTGCACCTGGATGATAATAAAGTGCATGAGATCATCCGAAAATTTGAACATCGGTTTGAAGCGCGCTAGTTTCCGGATTTGGAAAGTTTATTGATCCAGGCATTGGGAAAAAAGCTGGAGTAATTCAATTCTTTTTCGCAGATATTCGTGGCAGCTACAAGAGGCTGCCATTCTTTTTGACCCTCATAGCGTGCAGGGATCATCAAATCAATTTGCAAAACCTCAGGATCTTTTTTCGCCCATTCACAAGCATTCTGGGCCAAACGCCAAAAGACCATCGAATCACAATGGGTGCGCGTGATAAGCCATGGAGGTTGCAGAGGCAATTCTTCTTTTTCCTGGTTCTTTTTCCAAATCGAAAGATGAGGTTGGCACTGCACGCGACCGTCGTACATGATCATCGCATACATACGACCTTCTCCTGTCATTGCGGCGTCACCCGGAATAAAATACTGAGGAAGTTGCAAAGCCACGAAAACAGCTAACAGTGCTTTGGCGGCTCTCGGTTTAAGCACGAGTTTAAATGTGTCTTTTATTCTAAGCGGAGGCACCAAAGGACGAGTGATCAGAAGAATTCCTAAAAGCAAGAGCATCACCGACGGATAAAAAAATCTTGTGAGGTGCCATGAATATAAATGGAATATTGTGAGCTGGATAAATAGAAAGTAAAACCAAACGTTTTTCTGTGCGAATAAAAGAAAGATCAATCCCAGCTCAAGAATCAACACGTACCACACGCCAATTCTTGTTAGAAAAGGCGGAATTAGAAGATCATTGATCGCAGCCCCGCTAAGCCAATTAGTATCAATTTTTAAAAGACCCGCGGTAAAATAGATAACAAAAAATGTGAAGGGGAGAGAGTACGCTCTTTGTGGAACAAGCAAAAATACAAGTGTGATGAGAGTTGGCAGATAGTGATAGTTTCCTGTCAGTCGATAGTCTTGCAAGATGATCAGATTTTTAATGATAAGCAGCGCCCACAAAAGAGGAATAGCAAAACGGTATTTACGAAGAGCCCAGAGAAGTACGGATGCCACCGCTAAGATTAAGTAAAACCCTAAAACTCCATTTAAAATTTTATGACTGGGTTTGAATTTTTCACACGCATCCATCAGCGGCCAACAAATAGAAGGTGTCGAAGGCGATAGAATCCAATGCAAGGGTTTTTCTGTGAGCCAGAAAACAAAAGTCAGAATATGTTCAAGGCTTAGCAAAATGCCGACGCCAGCCAAGGCGGGATATTTTTTTAATTCAGCAATGAGGTTTTTCATGGCTGCTCCCTCATGCCTAAACTCAAAGCCACATCTTTGGAAAATGGCAGCTGCGTCTCTTTATCAAAAAGCGCCCCCTCAAGTCGTGCGCCGTAAAGTAGCGCTTTCGATAAATCCGTTCCTTGCAAGTTAGCATTGCGAAGATCCGCAAAACTTAAATGCGCTTTCGCTAGATTTTTGTGTGAAAGATTTTGATCTTTTAAAATAATAAACGGAGCGAAAAGTCTTTCTTGCAGGATGATTTCAGAAGCTGGGAATTGAGGCTCAACGCCGGGATTCAGGACAGGAAAGAGGGGTGTGAACACTTGATCTTGGGACGGAAAGTTTAAAGAATTGATTTTAGGTTTTGGAAACAGAAGCTGACCCCAAGGGGTCAGCTGGCTTAGTAAAAGAATTGAAATAATAGAACCGTAGTAAAGACCAAGGCGCTTCATTCTTAGAATCCGTCACCATCACCGTCGCAAGACCCACCTGTGGAGTAAGTGCCAACCCCTACGATGCTTCCGTTCATACATTGAGAAAGAGTCGCGGAGCTGCAACTACTTGATGAAACGTAAACGCGACCATGAGGAGTGCCTCCGCAAGCAGCACCTGCTGCAACGGCAACGTTATTAACAGCAGTAATACGGCCTGTGGAGTCCACATAGAATTGCGGGATGTAAGTCGTACTACCATACCAACCAGGACCCACGCCAGTGTTGTTCAACCATACGGAAACAGAGCCAGAGGAACCACCACCGCCAAGTCCATTACTGACGGA
This region of Bdellovibrio sp. BCCA genomic DNA includes:
- a CDS encoding MarR family winged helix-turn-helix transcriptional regulator, which translates into the protein MNRDSFSQYRSEVSEVMDYIRHIFKALRVSSSQFEKELGLSAAQIFVLKKLKEEPGLSINDLASRTTTHQSSVSVVVKKLEEQGLVSRAISKEDSRRVVVSLTPEGERKLGEIPRTVQEQMIDSLQKMNPEKTATLAMLMKEFVNQAGIVENAAAPMMENK
- a CDS encoding HD domain-containing protein; amino-acid sequence: MEKTKNAPHTEEKKWYELFSNKARVLYPHSDPAHDYLHIQRVVSTAKNLCMAEHGDWNIVMPAAFFHDYINVPKGDPRRPYASQLSAEAAIEYLKSVGYPEKYFEGIRHAIEAHSYSANIKPQTLEAKIVQDADRLDSLGAIGIARCFATSTLMSRPFYAEEDPWAESRNLDDKSFGIDHFYQKIFKLVDHLNTETAKKEGEHRVAFIKTYLDQIKREI
- a CDS encoding VOC family protein; its protein translation is MELKAKDPEKLYRWYKDNLGLTLNKEGVFVVPNVSPYNTRRFTPSNPPNDLNFQVKDLAELISRLADKGVRIDDHLEVSEDGRFAWIYDPEGNKIELWEAPGRESLINLPEPE
- a CDS encoding thermonuclease family protein, with product MNQHLRFILPLVFLFTACTESTHARTESTSTNCVHDDTTFRCVKVLKNYDGDTLTVNIPDVPALIGKNISVRVYGIDTPEVKTKNRCEKEAGRVARNLVATTLKNAKTVELHNVQRDKYFRILADVMVDGRSLKDILLKNNLAYSYDSGTKQHLDWCKVLRQPASK
- a CDS encoding S8 family peptidase, with amino-acid sequence MKTRALHPKILFPLLLTTLSPVTSFAQETRDIVVAIIDTGVDVNHPLIKKHLWVNPKEKENSLDNDGNGYAEDLHGWNFVSNNNDISDNHGHGTHIAGIILQKAKSHRVKFMILKYYDPEKSGDDNLLNTVKAIRYATKMKADIINYSGGGDVRSPLEEAAIRDAQRQGILFVAAAGNEGRNTDRVGYYPAGYRLSNIISVAAMDARKRLLASSNYGAKSVDIVAPGNHILSALPGGRYGYMTGTSQATAWVSGLAASLMIQSDKSWKPEDIKKFLEKNAVKDSMLSKKIRSQSRISSLQASFNFSP
- a CDS encoding GGDEF domain-containing protein — encoded protein: MKQWVKKLVEQFDMDWGTPSNGKEAPQAPSLSEDRATLLYILDVYNKHLFEIQNHQVRKVRAKLDTFAKELVQSDAEEVEKALFKIRQFISSYRIDEYTYVQNTFDDFKRIIWDFADHLSEEAHIEDSSQGDINQSLEQLREAVESNSIEELRARSREFINFYLKHQNVNNERRSKRMESIKKNLTTVKKQLMEANQTMRRDHLTGAHNRKSYDEQVRRYLQLHDIDGDPMTLILLDIDFFKKVNDAYGHDIGDFVLQECVRLLQESFSREEDFIARLGGEEFAVILPGCNTEAAIRMAEEAMNRIRKEVFVHEKLEIRFTVSMGIAEITKNEGADSWYKRADEALYESKQTGRNKYTISKGTAIKRVA
- a CDS encoding FAD-dependent oxidoreductase, producing MAVSAKTSGPDFSKGISEEALKDGESLLGHIGDEPVLLVRQEGQFYAVGAQCSHYGGPLNEGLIVGDTVHCPWHHACFDLKTGEVLKAPALNPIAAWHVEVRDKKIFVIDKKAPVVKPRENTASQKFVIIGGGAAGSAAAVMLRRHGFQGTIQLISEDKSLPYDRPNLSKDFLAGNAPEDWLPLYSEEFYKENKIHVELEVRVERIDPHRQTILLSNSKTLKYDRCLLATGGTPIIPPIPGIEKDHVYMLRSLVDCRRIIARTSWASKVVLIGAGFIGLEVAASLRMRNMEVHVVAPEEMPLLKAVGVHVGSFLKKLHEKHGVHFHLGHTVKEIRDRSIVLDEGQTIPCDFVIVGTGIKPNVALAEKAGCKTDHGIVVNEYLETSVPGIFAAGDIARWPDPRSQRPIRVEHWEVAERQGQIAALNMLGDRVRFQEVPFFWTQHYDVTLNYVGFSDRFDRMDVIGDMEKDDFAVAYYEDQRIASFLTVGRDKENLLVEEGLVHLDDNKVHEIIRKFEHRFEAR
- a CDS encoding pentapeptide repeat-containing protein, whose translation is MKRLGLYYGSIISILLLSQLTPWGQLLFPKPKINSLNFPSQDQVFTPLFPVLNPGVEPQFPASEIILQERLFAPFIILKDQNLSHKNLAKAHLSFADLRNANLQGTDLSKALLYGARLEGALFDKETQLPFSKDVALSLGMREQP